The Eleutherodactylus coqui strain aEleCoq1 chromosome 6, aEleCoq1.hap1, whole genome shotgun sequence genome window below encodes:
- the LOC136632713 gene encoding immunoglobulin superfamily member 1-like, with the protein MDLVMYFILSTVCCSLVIAQNNAYEKLRKPTLEIETDDPNDVIMNGSTVHFNCRNSSAAQRFYWTKKGNNDSIADQRTPEFTIRNVKPSDSGLYSCHYRKNSKYSEHSDPVYLYVKDIFPPPTITAEPHSIIQPGQDVTIICTSPYLNIIFTLFKGDDKIKENGNNPFTYVIHNAYKQHAGQYYCRYKKSGMESHFSDPLMIDVKALPRPSITWENYKEGQLKISCMAPQNNTRMWFQLFNESKDVIDEIKAVKQNQVDFIIPYPEQSYSNYYCMYRIQMGGNFADSLISDAAVIMEDIFPPPTITAEPHSIIQPGQDVTIICTSPYPNIVFSLFKGDDKIKENDNNPFTYVIHKADKQHAGQYSCRYNKSGMESHFSDPLMIDVKVLPRPSVTWEKYKGQLKINCKASENNTRMWFQLFNDSKDVIAEIKDVKENQVYFTIPYPEQSYLNYYCMYRIRRGGNFADSLISDAAIIMEDYTRQNIIRLFLSTIVLILLTAIIVKHFKWRSYHPNLPVHWTKLAVESDYTKFEVMKNEEGTEEESAVSLLTDYSKESSHDKEDAKEVMGLKDDASVEKCSIQTPATTVYAVIEKKKDQEEQNTLIQEEASVEAQVISAS; encoded by the exons gtTGCAGTCTGGTGATAGCACAAAATAATGCATATG AAAAACTGCGTAAGCCGACATTAGAAATAGAAACGGACGATCCAAATGACGTCATTATGAATGGTAGTACTGTGCATTTCAACTGCAGAAATTCCTCGGCAGCACAACGATTCTACTggacaaaaaaaggaaataacgATTCAATAGCAGATCAACGCACTCCAGAATTTACAATTAGAAATGTAAAACCTAGTGACAGCGGACTCTACAGCTGCCATTACAGAAAGAATTCAAAATACTCCGAGCACAGCGATCCTGTGTATCTATATGTGAAAG ACATATTCCCTCCACCCACAATCACTGCTGAACCACACAGCATTATCCAGCCGGGACAGGATGTAACTATAATATGCACTTCTCCATACCTGAACATCATTTTTACCCTTTTCAAGGGTGATGATAAAATAAAGGAAAACGGCAACAATCCGTTCACCTATGTAATACACAATGCATATAAACAGCATGCTGGGCAATATTATTGTAGGTACAAGAAGTCAGGAATGGAGTCACATTTCAGCGATCCACTGATGATCGATGTTAAAG CTCTCCCCAGACCTTCAATCACTTGGGAGAACTACAAAGAAGGACAGCTGAAGATAAGCTGCATGGCACCACAGAACAATACAAGAATGTGGTTTCAGCTATTTAATGAAAGCAAAGATGTCATCGATGAAATAAAAGCTGTCAAACAAAATCAAGTAGATTTTATAATACCATACCCTGAGCAGTCTTACTCAAATTATTACTGTATGTATCGCATTCAGATGGGTGGTAACTTTGCAGATTCTCTCATCAGTGATGCAGCTGTCATAATGGAAG ACATATTCCCTCCACCCACAATCACTGCTGAACCACACAGCATTATCCAGCCGGGACAGGATGTAACTATAATATGCACTTCTCCATACCCGAACATCGTTTTTAGCCTTTTCAAGGGTGATGATAAAATAAAGGAAAATGACAACAATCCATTCACCTATGTAATACACAAGGCAGATAAACAGCATGCTGGGCAATATTCTTGTAGGTACAATAAATCAGGAATGGAGTCACATTTCAGCGATCCACTGATGATCGATGTTAAAG tTCTCCCCAGACCTTCAGTCACTTGGGAGAAGTACAAAGGACAGCTGAAGATAAACTGCAAGGCATCAGAGAACAATACAAGAATGTGGTTTCAGCTATTTAATGACAGCAAAGATGTCATTGCTGAAATAAAAGATGTCAAAGAAAATCAAGTATATTTTACAATACCATACCCAGAGCAGTCTTACTTGAATTATTACTGTATGTATCGCATTAGGAGGGGTGGTAACTTTGCAGATTCTCTCATCAGTGATGCAGCTATCATAATGGAAG ACTATACAAGGCAAAATATTATTCGACTTTTTCTGTCAACAATAGTCCTCATTCTCTTAACGGCTATTATTGTGAAACATTTTAAATGGAGATCATATCATCCTAATCTACCGGTTCATTGGACGAAACTGGCAGTAGAGTCTGATTATACTAAG TTTGAGGTTATGAAGAATGAAGAAGGTACAGAGGAGGAGAGTGCGGTTTCTCTACTAACAGACTACAGCAAGGAATCGAGTCATGACAAGGAAGATGCTAAGGAG GTTATGGGGCTGAAGGATGATGCTTCAGTGGAGAAATGCTCGATCCAGACTCCAGCAACCACTGTTTATGCTGtgatagagaagaaaaaagatcaaGAAGAGCAGAACACACTCATCCAGGAGGAGGCGtctgtggaggcccaagtcatttCAGCCTCATGA